The genome window ACGCTGCAGGCTTTTTTCAAAGTCACTGTCGGTTGCTTTGTTTTTCGCATTTTCGATTGTGTTTTTATTTATGTTGCCATTAATTCCGCTTATCTCCACAAACTACCTCAGTCTCTTTCCCATTCCTTTGAACATTAAACGCTAAACGTTAAACTTTAAACGTTAAATATATTATCTCTTCAAATTATTTGCCATTCCCAGCATATCATCCGATGTCTGAATGGCTTTTGAATTGATTTCATATGCTCTCTGGGCAATGATCAGTTTGACCATTTCTTCTACTACCTGG of Spirochaetota bacterium contains these proteins:
- the flgG gene encoding flagellar basal body rod protein FlgG (makes up the distal portion of the flagellar basal body rod; Bradyrhizobium has one thick flagellum and several thin flagella; the Bradyrhizobium protein in this cluster is associated with the thick flagella), with the translated sequence EPVADADLGDASSLIQGFLESSNVQVVEEMVKLIIAQRAYEINSKAIQTSDDMLGMANNLKR